The Pseudodesulfovibrio hydrargyri genome segment GACGCTCGAGGAAACCGCCTGGCTCGAAGCCAACAAGGACGCCATCCGCTACGGCCCCAATCCCTCCTGGCCGCCGGGCGACTACATGGAGGACGGGCGGCACAAGGGGATCGTCTCCGACTACATCGGAATATTCGAGGAAAGGCTCGGCGTCCGCTTCCAGCGCGTCTACTACGACAGCTGGGGCCCCTACTACCACGGGTTGATGACCGGCGAGTACGATCTGGTGGGTGCGTGCCAGAAGACCGAGGAGCGCGAAAAGGTGCTCGCCTTCACCCAGCCCTTCCTGAAGACCCGGCTGGTCATCCTGACCCGGACCAAGAGCCCGCGCATGAAATCCCTGGACCAGCTCAACTCCATGACCCTGGCCGGAATCGAAGGGTATTCCAGCCTGGACTACGTGAAACGGCACTATCCCGGGGCCAGGATCGTCAACTGCGGCGACGACCTGACCGTTCTGCTCAAGGTCTCGGCGGGCGCGGCCCAGGGCGCGATCGTGGACTACATGATGGCCAGCTACCTGATCGAGAAATACGGCATCACCAATCTCCGCTACGACGCGGAACTCGATTTCCACTGGGACCTGCGGTTCGCGGTGAACAGATCCAAGGCCCCGCTCCGGTCGATCCTGGACAAGGTCCTCAACACCATCGGCGAGAAGCAGCGCCAAGCCATCTACAACAAGTGGGTGACCCTCAACCTGGAGCGCAAGCCGGGCTTCTTCGAGCGCAATCTGAAGGGCATCGCCGCCATCTTCCTGACGGTCCTGCTCCTCCTGGTCGGGGTGATCCTCTTCAACCACTCCCTGCGGCGTCAGGTCGCGGCGCGCACCTGGGAGTTGCGGCGCAACGAACGGAGGCTGAAGGACGCCAAGGAGGCGGCCGAAGCCGCCAACGAGGCCAAATCCGCGTTTCTGGCCAACATGAGCCACGAAATCCGCACGCCGCTCAACGGCATCGTGGGCATGCTCCAGCTCATGGAGATGACCCCGCTGGACGACGAACAGGCGGAGTACGTGGGCACGGCCATCCTGTCCAGCAACCGGCTGACCCGGCTGCTCTCCGACATCCTCGACCTGTCCAGGGTGGAGGCGGGGCATATCGCCATGGTCCGCGACCCCTTTGATCTGCAAGACGCCATGGACGCCATTGCCCAGCTCTTCGGCCCGAGCGCCAGGGAGAAGGGGCTGGACTTCCGGGTGCGCGTGCACCCGGGCATTCCCGCCGAACTGCTCGGCGACGCCCCCCGCCTGCAGCAGGTGCTCAGCAACATCGTGGGCAACGCCATCAAGTTCACCGACCGGGGGGCCGTGGAGGTGGACGCCATGCCCATGCCGGGAGCGGGGCCGGACGAGCGCCGCGTGCTGTTCACGGTCTCGGACACGGGAATCGGCATCGGCGACCAGGCGCTGGCGGCCCTTTTCACCCCGTTCACTCAGACCGACTCCAGTTTTTCCCGCCAATACCAGGGGGCCGGGCTGGGGCTGGCCATAACCAAACGCCTGACCGGGCTCATGGGCGGGACGATCGGCGTGGAAAGCAACGAGGGGCTGGGAACGACGTTCTACATCAACATCCCGTTCGGCCTGGCCGACCACGCCCCGGACACTGCGCCCGAGGCCGTACGGCCCGCCGGAGATAGCGAGGCTGCCTCCCCGCTCAAGGTGCTGGTCGTGGAGGACGATCCGGTCAACATGATCGCCGCCAACAAACTCGTCAAGCGGCTGGGGCACGAGGCCGTGGCCGCCATGGACGGGCAAAAGGCCCTGGACGCCCTGCGCGAGCATCCCTTCGACCTGGTTCTGATGGACGTGCAGATGCCGGTCATGGACGGCGTGGAGACCACCAGGCGCATCCGGGACGGCGAGGCGGGCGAGGCGAACAAGTCCATCCCGATCATCGCCATGACGGCCTACGCCATGCTGGGCGACAAGGAAAGGTTCCTGGCCGCGGGCATGGACGACTATCTGGCCAAACCCGTGGACATGGAAGACCTGCAGACCGCGCTGGCCAGGACGGCCCAAACATCGCACTAGCTCGCGGCGCGCCCTGCGCCGCGCTACTGGTCGGTGTACAAAAACCGCTTGATCTTCTGGGTGGGCGTCTTCTCGAAGGGCTCGGTCTGTTCGACCACGCGGTTGAGCCGGGCAAAGGAGGAGACCTTGGAATTGACGTCCTGGTGGATGCCGTCGAGGATTTTGCGCACGCGCTCGCGGACCTCGGACTCGATCATCTTCTTGACGTCGAACTGCTCGTCCAGGGCCTCGTAGTTGAGGTGGATGCGGGCCACCAGCCTGCCGCCGGACTCGTGGACCAGGGATTCCTGGACATAGTCGTTGGCGTTGATGATGGACTCCACCTCTTCGGGATAGATGTTCTCGCCGCTGGGGCCGATGACCACGTTCTTGAGCCGTCCCTTGAGGATCAGGTAGCCATCCTCGAACTTGCCCAGATCGCCGGTCCTGAGCCAGCCGTCCTCGGTGAAGGTCCCGGCCGTGTCGTTGGGGGCCTTGTGGTAGCCGACCATGATGTTCGGGCCCTTGGCCAGGATCTCGCCCTCCCCGGTCTCGGGGTCGGGGTCGTCGATCTTGAGCTCCACGCCCGGAACGGCCGGGCCGATGGCCTTGAACCGCTGGTCGTCCGTGTTGATCCCGGCCAGCAGGGGCGCGGACTCGGTCATGCCGTACCCCTTGGCGTAGGGTACTTTGGCGTCGATCAGGAAAAGCTCCACCTCCGGGGCCAGGGGGGCCCCGCCGATGCACAGGCAGCGCAGGTCGCCGCCGAACGCCTCGATGAGCTTTTTGCCCGCCACCTGGGAGAGCTTGCGCCGGGTCACGCCGATCTTCATCAGCCCGCGCGTCACGCCCGAGCCGGTCAGCTTCTTCTTGATCCGGCTCTTGTAAATTTTCTCGATGATCAGCGGAACCACGTTCATGACCGTGGGCTTGACCTTCTGCATGGCGGGCAGCAGGGTCTTGGGAGTCGGCGGCTTCTGCAGGTAAAAGACCGAACTGCCGGACAGAATGGGGATGAGCAGCCCCACGGTGCACTCGTAGGTGTGAGCCATGGGCAGCACGGACAGGAACCGGTCGGTCTCGAAGACCGGGATGGTGTTGACCCCGGAAATACAGTTCTGGACCAGGTTGCGGTGGGTCAGGACCACGCCCTTGGAGTGGCCGGTGGTGCCCGAGGTGTACAGGATGGCGGCCACGTGGTCGTCGGTCAGTTCGAACGGCTTGCCGGTCTTCCAGTCGATGAACCGGCGGGCCGAGGCGCTGAACCATTCCACGGTTTCCTTGACCGTCTCCTTGTAGGAGTCGGAGAACCGGCCCATCTTCTCCCGCGCGCTGTCGCTGAACTTGTGCATCTTCTCCCTGGCGGAGTCGGACAGTTTGTCCCGGGCTGCCTCGCCCAGGTGCTCCACCCGCTCGCGGGCCGCCTCGGCGAACTGCTCGATGCGCTCGCCAGCGTTTTCCAGGGCCTCGCGGTAGGTCGTCCGCGTGCCCTCCCCATCCTCCATGGAGAAGTCGTCCATGACCATGACGGTCTCGAGGCTGGGGATGTTCTCGCCCTCGACCTTGTCCATGTAGCGGCGCGAGGCCACGACCATCCTTGCCTCGGAGTGGCGCAGGATGTGATGCACCGAACTGGGGTGAAACTCCTGCAGGATGGGCACCACGATGGCCCCCATGGAGGTCACGGCAAAGTAGGCGATGGCCCAGTTGGGCATATTCTCGCCGATCAGGGCGACCTTGTCCTCGGGCTTGATGCCGATGCCGCGCAGGACGGTTTGCAGTTCTTCCACGAGCAGACCGAACCGGGCGTAAGTCATGGGCTCGCCGTCCACAAAGGACAGGGCGACGCGGTCCGGGAACCGCTCCACGGAACGGTTCAGCAAATCCTTCAAGGTCATGTCGGCAGTCTCGCTCACACACCCTCCCCGATGATCATGAGACAAAAGCGGGCCCCCGCGGCACGCCAACATGGCATATCACGTTACGGGAGCGCGTCAAGCGCGGGATGGGGGCAACGGCCGGACAGCCGGGATTGACCGGGCGAAGCGGGCCGGTGTCAGCCCAGGGCGATCTCCACCACCCTCTCGGCGTGAATGCGGCAGGTGTCCAGGGTGGGCACACCGGTGTCGCCGGGACGGACGAGCAGGCCGATCTCGGTGCAGCCAAGGACCACCGCCTCGGCCCCCCGGGCGGCCAGCCCGTCGATGATGCGCACGAACTCGGTGCGGGAGCCGTCCAGGAACAACCCCTTGCACATTTCGTCGAAGATGACCCGGTCCACCAGCTTGCGGTCCTCGGCTTCGGGCACCAGGACCTCGAAGCCATGGCCCCTGAGGCGGCCCACGTAGAAGTCGTCCTCCATGGTCAGGGCGGTCCCGAGCAGGGCCACCCGGGAGAAGCCGCCCGCGCGGGCCGCCTCGGCCGTGGCGTCGGCGATGTGGACGAGCGGCACGGAGACCGCCGCCTCCACCTCCGGGGCCACCTTGTGCATGGTGTTGGTGCCGATGACCATGAGTTCGGCCCCGGCCCGTTCCAGTGCGCGGGACGCGTCGGCCAATTGGCCGCCCACGGCCGCCCAGTCGTCCGCTCGCATCAGTTCGCGCAAGGGGGCGAAGTCCACGGAGTTCATGAGGATGCGGGCCGAGTGCAGGCCGCCCAGGCGCGCCTTCACGGCCTCGTTCATGATCCGGTAATATTCCAGGGAGGATTCCCAACTCATGCCGCCGATCAGTCCGATGGTCTTCATGATCCGCTCCTATCCGATGAAATGACGGCCCGCGGCCACGAGGGCCATGCCCAGGGCCACGGTGCCGAAAAAGGACCTGGTCCGCCAGGCCAGGATGAAGGCCGGGACGGCCGCCCACAGAAAGTAGTTGTCCGGGGAAACGTCCACACCGCCGTCCTTGAGCAGCAAGGCCGGGAAGAGCATGGACGCGAGCACGGCGGCCGGAACATAGGACAGCCAGCGGACCACGGGTTCGGGCAGGGTCCGGGAGGCCAATGCAACCAGCGGCACCATGCGCGGTATGTAGGTCACGGCGAGCATGCCGACGATGGTCAAAAAGACTATTTTCTGGTCCATGATTCCACTCCCGCGCCAAAGGTTGCGCCGATGACCGTGGCCAGGATGACCGACCACTGGTCCGCCCCGGCCTGGTTCAGAACAAGGGCGAGCAACCCGCTGAACCCGGCCACCAGGACGTGCAGACCGTTCTTCATCTGCATGACCAGGAGCGCGATGAACATGGCGGGCAGGGCGTAGTCGATGCCCAGCGGCTCCACGCTCGGGATGGACGCCCCGGCGAAATAGCCCGCGAACGAGGCCAGCACCCAGGATATCTGGGCCAGGCCGTTGATGCCGAAACAGGTAGTCTTGTTCAGGTCGCCGCGCGCGAAACGCACCGAGTGCACGGCGAACGACTCGTCCGTGATCTCGTAGGCGAACAGGGCCAGTTCCCATTTGTTCCAGCTTTTCAGGTTCGGGGCGAGCGACGCGCTCATGAGCAGGTGGCGCAGATTGACCACGAAGGTGGTGGCGATGATCGATACCGGATTCAACCCGGCCGCGAACATGGCCACGGCGATGAGCTGGGCGGAACCGGCGTAGACCAGGACCGACATGAGCACGGTGTTGAGCAGGGAAAGCCCGGCCTGCTGGGCCAGAACCCCGTAGGCCGCGCCCACGGGCAGGTAGCCCATGACGATGGGCGCCACCTGCCGGGCGGCGGCCATCATGGGGGAACCGGACTGCTCTCCGGCAAGGGCTTTGGTGGTCATGAACAGCCTCTCTCCAAACGGTTTTCAGGCCATGGCCCGGTTAATCTGCTGTATCCGTGCCTTGCAGTAAAGCCGATTTTCTGTAATCGGTACAGATACAGTTCAAACAAAAAGCATACGAAACAGATTCAGGTGAACCATGGAGACATACCGTTACCGGAACGTGGAGAAGAACGTCATGTCCATGATCGACGCGGGCGCGCTCGGGCTGGGCGACAAGCTTCCCTCCCTGCGCTCCCTGAGCGCCAAGCTCGGGGTGTCCGTTTCCACGGTCAACCAGGCGTACCTGGAACTCGAACGCAAGGGTGTCATCGAAGCCCGGCCCCGATCCGGATTCTTCGTGCGCCGCGAATCCAAGCGGCTGCCGCGCACCGAGACCGCGCCCGCGCCCCTGGCCCAGCCCAGGCCGGTGACCCGCATAGGGTTGATACAGAGCGTGCTCGAATCCGTGGGCGCGGCGGACCGCGTGGCGCTGGACGTCATAGCGCCCGGCCCCCAGCGCATGCCCCTGCGCGAGCTCGGACGGATAACGGCGGCCATGGTCCGGGCCGAGCCCGAGCGGGCCATGGGTTACGCGCCCATCCCCGGCGACCAAAAGCTCATTCACCAGATCGCCTACCGTTCCATGGAGTTCGGCATCCCGGCCGACCCCGACGACCCGCTGATCACCGCCGGATGCCTGGAGGCCCTGTACATCTCCCTGCGCTCCACCTGCCGCATGGGCGACACCGTGCTCATCCAGTCGCCCACCTATTACTGCTTCCTGCAACTGCTCGAGACCCTGGGGCTGCGCGCCGTGGAGGTGCCGTCCGACCCGGACCACGGGGTCGCGCCCGAGGAGTTGGCCCGGGCGCTCAAGACCTTCGACATCGCGGCCTGCGTGTTCGCGCCCAACTTCAACAACCCGGATTCCAGCCTGACCCCGGACGAGGCCAAGGAGGAGATCGTGGCCATGCTGGCCAGACGCGACATCCCCCTGGTGGAGGACGACGTGTACACGGACCTGCACTTCGGCCCCAAGCGGCCGGGGACTTACAAGCAGTTCGACCAAAAGGGGCTGGTCCTGCTCTGCTCCTCCTTTTCCAAGACCATAGCGCCGGGCTTCCGAGTGGGCTGGATGCTGCCCGGCCGGTACCGCCAGAAGGCGCTTGAGATCAAGGCCACCACCAACGTGTCCAGCTCCTCCCCGGCCCAGATGGCCATCGCCGAATACCTGCGCCAGGGCCGCATGGAGCGCCACCTCAAGAAGCTGCGCACCGACCTGGAGCGGCAGATGGACACCATGCAGCTCCACCTGGGCCGCCATTTCCCGGCCGGGACCCGGGTGACCCACCCGGTGGGCGGCGCGGTCCTCTGGCTGGAGCTGCCCAAGTCCGTGGACTCGGTGGAGCTGTTCTTCCAGGCCCGGGCCGAGGGCGTGGGCATAGCGCCCGGAGCCATCTTCTCCACCCAGGACAAGTTTTCCAACTATATCCGTCTGAGCTGCGGCTACCCGTGGACCGATGATCTGGAACGGGGCGTGCGCACCCTGGGCAGGCTGGCCGGGTCCATGTGCCGCCCCTGATCGGGGCCATCACCATTTCCGACTTTACCCGGTCCGCGTCCCCGAGTATCTTCTCGCTCCGACACCCGGAGAGAGGACCCCATGCCCCCAATCGATCCCAAGCAGAAAACCTACGGCTTTGCCGCCGCCCTGGCCGCCTTCTTCGGCTGGGGACTCCTTCCTGTCTACTGGAAGGCCCTGATCACCGTGAATCCCTTCGAGATCCTCTGCCACAGGGTGGTCTGGTCCCTGATCTTCATCGCGATCATCCTGACCCTGCGCCGGGGATGGCGCGAGACCCTCGTGCCGCTCAGATCCAGGCGCGACCTGCTCATCCTGACCGCCAGTTCGCTGATGATCGGGTTCAACTGGCTGCTGTACATCTGGGCCGTGAACAACGACCACGTC includes the following:
- a CDS encoding response regulator, whose product is MAADRETRPNRHVVRQRHSPEPRLRVRNTRPLIPVLLACLLLAATGQALATPDPSLRLTLEETAWLEANKDAIRYGPNPSWPPGDYMEDGRHKGIVSDYIGIFEERLGVRFQRVYYDSWGPYYHGLMTGEYDLVGACQKTEEREKVLAFTQPFLKTRLVILTRTKSPRMKSLDQLNSMTLAGIEGYSSLDYVKRHYPGARIVNCGDDLTVLLKVSAGAAQGAIVDYMMASYLIEKYGITNLRYDAELDFHWDLRFAVNRSKAPLRSILDKVLNTIGEKQRQAIYNKWVTLNLERKPGFFERNLKGIAAIFLTVLLLLVGVILFNHSLRRQVAARTWELRRNERRLKDAKEAAEAANEAKSAFLANMSHEIRTPLNGIVGMLQLMEMTPLDDEQAEYVGTAILSSNRLTRLLSDILDLSRVEAGHIAMVRDPFDLQDAMDAIAQLFGPSAREKGLDFRVRVHPGIPAELLGDAPRLQQVLSNIVGNAIKFTDRGAVEVDAMPMPGAGPDERRVLFTVSDTGIGIGDQALAALFTPFTQTDSSFSRQYQGAGLGLAITKRLTGLMGGTIGVESNEGLGTTFYINIPFGLADHAPDTAPEAVRPAGDSEAASPLKVLVVEDDPVNMIAANKLVKRLGHEAVAAMDGQKALDALREHPFDLVLMDVQMPVMDGVETTRRIRDGEAGEANKSIPIIAMTAYAMLGDKERFLAAGMDDYLAKPVDMEDLQTALARTAQTSH
- a CDS encoding AMP-binding protein gives rise to the protein MSETADMTLKDLLNRSVERFPDRVALSFVDGEPMTYARFGLLVEELQTVLRGIGIKPEDKVALIGENMPNWAIAYFAVTSMGAIVVPILQEFHPSSVHHILRHSEARMVVASRRYMDKVEGENIPSLETVMVMDDFSMEDGEGTRTTYREALENAGERIEQFAEAARERVEHLGEAARDKLSDSAREKMHKFSDSAREKMGRFSDSYKETVKETVEWFSASARRFIDWKTGKPFELTDDHVAAILYTSGTTGHSKGVVLTHRNLVQNCISGVNTIPVFETDRFLSVLPMAHTYECTVGLLIPILSGSSVFYLQKPPTPKTLLPAMQKVKPTVMNVVPLIIEKIYKSRIKKKLTGSGVTRGLMKIGVTRRKLSQVAGKKLIEAFGGDLRCLCIGGAPLAPEVELFLIDAKVPYAKGYGMTESAPLLAGINTDDQRFKAIGPAVPGVELKIDDPDPETGEGEILAKGPNIMVGYHKAPNDTAGTFTEDGWLRTGDLGKFEDGYLILKGRLKNVVIGPSGENIYPEEVESIINANDYVQESLVHESGGRLVARIHLNYEALDEQFDVKKMIESEVRERVRKILDGIHQDVNSKVSSFARLNRVVEQTEPFEKTPTQKIKRFLYTDQ
- a CDS encoding aspartate/glutamate racemase family protein, with amino-acid sequence MKTIGLIGGMSWESSLEYYRIMNEAVKARLGGLHSARILMNSVDFAPLRELMRADDWAAVGGQLADASRALERAGAELMVIGTNTMHKVAPEVEAAVSVPLVHIADATAEAARAGGFSRVALLGTALTMEDDFYVGRLRGHGFEVLVPEAEDRKLVDRVIFDEMCKGLFLDGSRTEFVRIIDGLAARGAEAVVLGCTEIGLLVRPGDTGVPTLDTCRIHAERVVEIALG
- a CDS encoding AzlD domain-containing protein, producing the protein MDQKIVFLTIVGMLAVTYIPRMVPLVALASRTLPEPVVRWLSYVPAAVLASMLFPALLLKDGGVDVSPDNYFLWAAVPAFILAWRTRSFFGTVALGMALVAAGRHFIG
- a CDS encoding AzlC family ABC transporter permease, coding for MTTKALAGEQSGSPMMAAARQVAPIVMGYLPVGAAYGVLAQQAGLSLLNTVLMSVLVYAGSAQLIAVAMFAAGLNPVSIIATTFVVNLRHLLMSASLAPNLKSWNKWELALFAYEITDESFAVHSVRFARGDLNKTTCFGINGLAQISWVLASFAGYFAGASIPSVEPLGIDYALPAMFIALLVMQMKNGLHVLVAGFSGLLALVLNQAGADQWSVILATVIGATFGAGVESWTRK
- a CDS encoding aminotransferase-like domain-containing protein, with amino-acid sequence METYRYRNVEKNVMSMIDAGALGLGDKLPSLRSLSAKLGVSVSTVNQAYLELERKGVIEARPRSGFFVRRESKRLPRTETAPAPLAQPRPVTRIGLIQSVLESVGAADRVALDVIAPGPQRMPLRELGRITAAMVRAEPERAMGYAPIPGDQKLIHQIAYRSMEFGIPADPDDPLITAGCLEALYISLRSTCRMGDTVLIQSPTYYCFLQLLETLGLRAVEVPSDPDHGVAPEELARALKTFDIAACVFAPNFNNPDSSLTPDEAKEEIVAMLARRDIPLVEDDVYTDLHFGPKRPGTYKQFDQKGLVLLCSSFSKTIAPGFRVGWMLPGRYRQKALEIKATTNVSSSSPAQMAIAEYLRQGRMERHLKKLRTDLERQMDTMQLHLGRHFPAGTRVTHPVGGAVLWLELPKSVDSVELFFQARAEGVGIAPGAIFSTQDKFSNYIRLSCGYPWTDDLERGVRTLGRLAGSMCRP